A single window of Granulicella mallensis MP5ACTX8 DNA harbors:
- a CDS encoding sugar phosphate isomerase/epimerase family protein, translated as MKQGISTHVFLAQRLTPGLLDALTRGGATAVEVFAARHHFDYADRGAVRELANWFRSNNVDASLHMPLFSSDEDSNWSRHTAPVINLIDLNKSTRIEAMDEVKRALESAEQIPFRSCVIHLGLKGDRWNTRALDDSMTAIEHLKAFSSPLGMQLLLENLNNEVATPAHLVEIVRAGHFDNVGFCLDTGHANLVEPQPETRDQEAKDGIAQAFEDFGDRITELHLHDNLGNRPENGKDEHLWPGSGTIDWDSVAKRIAALKQPPVGILEIAHELGEDMKQIETEFRAAWKKLGVVAQ; from the coding sequence ATGAAACAGGGAATCTCGACTCACGTCTTTCTGGCGCAACGCCTCACGCCGGGGTTGCTCGATGCGCTCACGCGCGGTGGCGCCACCGCCGTGGAGGTCTTTGCCGCACGGCATCACTTCGATTACGCGGACCGCGGCGCCGTGCGTGAGTTGGCCAACTGGTTTCGCTCCAACAACGTCGACGCCTCGCTGCATATGCCGCTCTTCAGCAGCGACGAAGACTCCAACTGGAGCCGCCACACCGCACCTGTCATCAATCTCATCGACCTGAACAAGTCCACGCGCATCGAGGCCATGGACGAGGTCAAGCGCGCTCTCGAATCCGCCGAGCAGATACCGTTCCGCTCCTGCGTGATCCACCTCGGCCTCAAGGGCGACCGCTGGAACACGCGCGCGCTCGACGATTCGATGACCGCGATCGAACACCTCAAGGCCTTCTCCTCGCCGCTTGGCATGCAGTTGCTGCTCGAGAACCTGAACAACGAAGTCGCCACCCCGGCGCACCTGGTGGAGATCGTTCGCGCAGGCCACTTCGACAACGTAGGCTTCTGCCTCGACACCGGCCACGCGAACCTCGTGGAACCGCAGCCCGAAACCCGCGACCAAGAAGCGAAAGACGGCATCGCACAGGCCTTCGAGGACTTTGGCGACCGCATCACGGAGCTGCACCTGCACGACAACCTCGGCAACCGGCCCGAAAACGGCAAGGACGAGCACCTCTGGCCGGGGAGCGGAACGATTGACTGGGATAGCGTCGCGAAGCGGATTGCGGCACTCAAGCAGCCTCCTGTGGGCATCCTCGAGATCGCTCATGAGCTTGGCGAGGATATGAAGCAGATCGAGACGGAGTTCCGGGCGGCTTGGAAGAAGCTTGGGGTGGTGGCGCAGTAA
- the asnS gene encoding asparagine--tRNA ligase, with protein sequence MSTEINPAPVTTIATLGQHEGQTITLRGWLYNLRSSGKLLFPTFRDGSGTIQGIVPKAAVAEEVFETLKNLTLESSVVVTGKVRADSRAPSGFELDVENVTVTQRIADETPYPISLKEHGVDFLMEHRHLWLRTPRQSAILRVRATIMRAAAEYFDTNGFIRTDPPILTPNACEGTSELFEMDYFDDDKAYLTQSGQLYIEATALALGKVYSFGPTFRAEKSKTRRHLTEFWMIEPEVTYLDLDGLMGLAEGFLTHIVTRVLETHRADLKVIGKEVSKLEAVAAPGEFPRLSYDEAHQMLVEAHAKGLIENAHTYGDDFGSPDETYISNQFDKPVMVHRYPAEVKAFYMQPDPNDPTKALCVDVLAPEGYGEIIGGSQRVDSYDLLKSRIEQHNLPLAAFQWYLDLRKYGSVPHSGFGMGIERAVAWICGLEHVRETIPFARTLNRIYP encoded by the coding sequence ATGTCCACCGAAATAAACCCCGCTCCCGTCACGACCATCGCCACCCTCGGCCAGCACGAAGGCCAGACCATCACGCTCCGCGGCTGGCTCTACAACCTGCGCTCCTCGGGCAAGCTGCTCTTCCCGACCTTCCGCGACGGCTCCGGCACCATCCAGGGCATCGTCCCCAAGGCGGCGGTGGCGGAAGAGGTCTTCGAGACCCTCAAGAACCTCACGCTGGAGTCGAGTGTCGTCGTCACCGGCAAGGTCCGCGCCGATAGCCGCGCGCCCAGCGGCTTCGAACTCGACGTCGAGAATGTCACCGTGACGCAGCGCATCGCCGACGAGACACCCTACCCTATCTCGCTCAAGGAGCACGGCGTCGACTTCCTCATGGAGCACCGCCACCTCTGGCTGCGCACCCCGCGCCAGTCGGCGATCCTGCGCGTGCGCGCGACGATCATGCGGGCGGCGGCGGAGTACTTCGACACCAACGGCTTCATCCGCACCGATCCACCGATTCTCACGCCCAATGCCTGCGAAGGAACCAGCGAGCTGTTCGAGATGGACTACTTCGACGACGACAAGGCCTACCTCACGCAGAGCGGCCAGCTCTATATCGAAGCCACGGCGCTCGCGCTGGGCAAGGTCTACTCCTTCGGCCCGACCTTCCGCGCGGAGAAGTCCAAGACCCGCCGCCACCTCACGGAGTTCTGGATGATCGAACCCGAGGTCACCTACCTCGACCTCGACGGCCTGATGGGCCTGGCCGAGGGCTTCCTGACGCACATCGTCACGCGCGTGCTCGAAACCCATCGCGCCGACCTGAAGGTGATCGGCAAAGAGGTCTCCAAGCTGGAAGCCGTTGCCGCCCCGGGTGAGTTCCCGCGCCTCAGCTACGACGAAGCCCACCAGATGCTGGTCGAAGCCCACGCCAAGGGCCTGATCGAAAATGCGCACACCTACGGTGACGACTTCGGCTCGCCCGACGAGACCTATATCTCGAACCAGTTCGATAAGCCGGTGATGGTGCACCGCTACCCGGCCGAGGTAAAGGCCTTCTACATGCAGCCTGATCCCAACGACCCGACCAAGGCCCTCTGCGTGGACGTGCTCGCGCCCGAAGGCTACGGCGAGATCATCGGCGGCTCACAGCGCGTAGACAGCTACGACCTGCTCAAGTCCCGCATCGAGCAGCACAACCTGCCGCTCGCGGCCTTCCAGTGGTATCTCGACCTGCGCAAGTACGGCAGCGTTCCGCACTCGGGCTTCGGTATGGGCATTGAGCGTGCCGTTGCGTGGATCTGCGGGTTAGAGCATGTGCGTGAGACGATTCCGTTCGCAAGGACGCTGAACAGGATCTACCCATGA
- a CDS encoding TROVE domain-containing protein yields MKLNILKFAHLARPRTHEGAPAVAITPELALRRSVLACMLWENEFYEDGVAIAGRIRELVPKVAAEKVAALAVEARTAMKLRHAPLLLVREMARHATHRAFVAETLARVIQRADELAEFVAIYWADGRAPLSGQVKKGLAAAFPKFDEYALAKYDRAGVVRLRDVLFLCHAKPRDAEQAAVWKRLVDGELATPDTWEVALSASAGDKRAHWERLLAENKLGALALLRNLRNMKAAGVDEKLVVSALGTMKTDRVLPFRFLAAARYAPQWEEELEAAMFRAVAEREKLVGHTVLLVDVSGSMVVPLSRRSEMLRTDAAYGLAVLLREIAEKVSVYTFSVGAVRVPPRRGFALRDAMEASQPHGGTNLGAALEAVKEKYDRILVITDEQSHDRVPAPKGRGYVINVASARNGVGYGAWSHIDGWSEAVIEYVRELERAE; encoded by the coding sequence ATGAAACTGAACATCCTGAAGTTTGCCCATCTCGCTCGGCCCCGCACCCATGAGGGTGCGCCGGCTGTAGCCATCACCCCGGAGCTTGCGCTGCGGCGCAGCGTGCTCGCCTGCATGCTGTGGGAGAACGAGTTCTATGAGGACGGCGTCGCCATCGCGGGACGCATCCGCGAACTCGTGCCGAAGGTCGCGGCAGAAAAGGTTGCCGCGCTCGCGGTCGAGGCCCGCACGGCGATGAAGCTGCGCCATGCGCCGCTGCTGCTCGTCCGCGAGATGGCGCGCCACGCCACGCACCGCGCGTTTGTAGCGGAGACGCTGGCTCGCGTGATCCAGCGTGCCGACGAGCTCGCCGAGTTCGTCGCAATCTACTGGGCCGATGGCCGTGCACCTCTCTCGGGGCAGGTGAAGAAGGGTCTTGCAGCGGCGTTCCCGAAGTTCGACGAGTACGCGCTCGCGAAGTACGATCGCGCGGGCGTTGTTCGGCTTCGCGATGTGCTGTTCCTGTGCCACGCGAAGCCGCGAGATGCGGAGCAGGCTGCGGTCTGGAAGCGGCTGGTCGATGGTGAGCTTGCGACGCCCGATACCTGGGAGGTCGCACTCTCGGCCAGTGCGGGCGACAAGCGTGCGCACTGGGAGCGTCTGCTTGCAGAGAACAAGCTTGGCGCGCTCGCCCTGCTGCGCAACCTTCGCAACATGAAGGCTGCGGGAGTCGACGAGAAGCTGGTGGTCTCAGCTCTCGGCACGATGAAGACCGATCGCGTTCTGCCCTTCCGCTTTCTTGCTGCGGCGCGTTATGCCCCGCAGTGGGAGGAGGAGCTGGAGGCTGCGATGTTCCGCGCAGTCGCCGAGCGCGAAAAGCTTGTCGGTCACACGGTGCTGCTGGTCGACGTCTCAGGCAGCATGGTCGTGCCTCTCTCTCGCCGTTCGGAGATGCTGCGCACCGACGCGGCCTACGGTCTTGCGGTGCTGCTGCGCGAGATCGCGGAGAAGGTGAGCGTCTATACCTTCTCGGTTGGTGCTGTTCGGGTTCCGCCGCGGCGTGGCTTTGCACTGCGCGATGCGATGGAGGCGAGCCAGCCGCACGGAGGGACGAATCTCGGTGCGGCGCTGGAGGCGGTAAAGGAGAAGTACGACCGCATCCTCGTCATCACGGACGAACAGTCACACGATCGCGTACCCGCGCCGAAGGGCCGTGGCTATGTGATCAACGTAGCCAGCGCGCGCAACGGCGTAGGCTACGGAGCGTGGTCGCACATCGACGGCTGGAGCGAGGCCGTCATCGAGTACGTCCGTGAGTTGGAGCGGGCGGAATAA
- a CDS encoding type II toxin-antitoxin system VapB family antitoxin, which yields MRTNIEIDDQLMAEALRSSGEPTKRAAVEAALRLLIQTKAQGGIRKLRGKIQWEGDLAELRRSRVRD from the coding sequence ATGCGAACCAACATCGAAATCGACGACCAACTGATGGCCGAGGCTTTGCGTTCGAGTGGTGAACCCACCAAGCGTGCCGCCGTCGAAGCGGCCTTGCGCCTGCTGATCCAAACCAAGGCGCAGGGCGGCATCCGCAAGCTTCGCGGCAAGATTCAATGGGAAGGCGATCTCGCGGAACTTCGCCGGAGCCGCGTTCGGGACTGA
- the vapC gene encoding type II toxin-antitoxin system VapC family toxin: MVIVDTTVWIDYLAGRTNAQTAWLDAQVDHQRLGLTDLILCEILQVIRADADLKKVRRELSRFEVFSTGGETLAVASAQNYRALRRRGITVRTTIDCLIATFCLREGHSLLHHDHDFNPFEKHLGLRVVHPVT, from the coding sequence ATGGTTATCGTCGACACGACGGTCTGGATTGATTACCTCGCGGGCAGAACCAATGCGCAGACCGCCTGGTTGGATGCCCAGGTAGACCATCAGCGCCTTGGGCTTACGGATCTTATCCTGTGCGAGATTCTGCAGGTGATTCGCGCTGATGCCGATCTCAAAAAGGTTCGTCGCGAACTCTCGCGCTTCGAAGTCTTTTCTACGGGTGGGGAGACTCTTGCAGTAGCCTCGGCGCAGAACTATCGGGCACTGCGGCGTCGCGGTATCACCGTTCGCACGACGATCGACTGCCTCATCGCCACCTTCTGCCTCCGCGAGGGGCACTCGCTATTGCATCATGACCACGACTTCAATCCCTTCGAGAAGCATCTTGGATTGCGCGTGGTTCACCCGGTGACATAG
- a CDS encoding helix-turn-helix domain-containing protein, giving the protein MPRPGKIADSRTRQDAGPLASPSSAKPDLPSAKRVSVLVGTRSVPLLPGRPLIDNSRSPWTGLVMEKHRLGAVAIPVHEHDTFCLHLQTSGPVEMDWNSSGRSGRVHSGVGNLIFLSPGTRDSMLWHGPSQRIVTSIQPALLRQAAEQMELKGLYDFDNQWSFQDEQLQLLLTEMDREMAAGWPMGSLYGDLLGMSLSIALIRKYGHTSSALVPLKGGLSQPRLKHVLAYIEESLDRDLRLQDLAELAGLSPFHFARSFRQSIGATPHQYIVQRRVQRAKELLLRPEWSIEQVASATGFAGASQFSRVFRQSAGVTPTEWRRKV; this is encoded by the coding sequence ATGCCTCGGCCCGGGAAAATAGCGGACAGCAGGACGCGGCAGGACGCAGGCCCGCTTGCGTCTCCTTCTTCCGCAAAACCCGATCTCCCCTCCGCGAAACGGGTATCCGTGCTGGTCGGAACGAGGTCCGTACCGCTCCTTCCCGGCCGGCCGCTCATCGACAACTCGCGCTCGCCCTGGACCGGCCTGGTGATGGAGAAGCACCGTCTCGGTGCCGTCGCCATCCCCGTGCATGAGCACGATACCTTCTGCCTGCACCTGCAGACCAGCGGTCCGGTCGAGATGGACTGGAACTCCTCCGGGCGCAGCGGGCGGGTGCACTCGGGTGTGGGAAATCTCATCTTTCTCAGCCCCGGAACGCGCGACAGCATGCTTTGGCACGGCCCCTCGCAGCGCATCGTCACCTCCATCCAGCCGGCGCTGCTGCGGCAGGCCGCTGAGCAGATGGAGCTCAAAGGCCTGTACGACTTCGACAACCAGTGGTCGTTTCAGGACGAGCAACTGCAGCTTCTATTAACAGAAATGGATCGTGAGATGGCTGCGGGCTGGCCGATGGGTTCTCTCTACGGCGACCTGCTGGGGATGTCCCTGTCGATTGCGCTGATCCGCAAGTACGGACACACCTCGTCAGCGCTGGTTCCGCTGAAGGGCGGCCTCTCCCAGCCGCGCCTCAAGCATGTGCTTGCCTATATCGAAGAGAGCCTCGACCGCGATCTTCGTTTGCAGGATCTGGCGGAGCTGGCAGGCCTGAGCCCCTTCCACTTTGCGCGTTCCTTCCGGCAGAGCATCGGTGCGACGCCGCATCAGTACATCGTGCAGCGCAGGGTGCAGCGTGCGAAGGAACTTCTGCTGCGGCCGGAGTGGAGCATCGAACAGGTCGCCTCCGCCACGGGATTTGCAGGCGCGAGCCAGTTTTCGAGGGTCTTTCGGCAGAGCGCGGGCGTTACGCCGACGGAGTGGCGACGAAAGGTTTAG
- a CDS encoding cytochrome P460 family protein, producing the protein MRVRLMLLAPGVVLMCGLAGCTKTNPRVVTALNTNAMLGSELPSNPLQNRVITSWIDKNAGTMSTLYGNDTAVQYARTGAQSGYPAGSALSVVTWTQQEDPRWFGGNIPAAAKSVEYVTIAPDQHFTYQRYEGSPLKQVDEEAGVTPNERTAYLLAQRAAVMP; encoded by the coding sequence GTGAGAGTGCGACTGATGCTGTTAGCTCCCGGTGTAGTTCTGATGTGCGGTCTTGCTGGTTGCACCAAAACGAATCCGCGCGTGGTGACGGCTCTGAACACCAACGCGATGCTGGGCAGTGAGTTGCCCTCGAATCCCCTGCAGAACCGCGTCATTACCTCGTGGATCGACAAGAACGCCGGAACGATGTCGACGCTCTACGGCAACGATACTGCCGTGCAATATGCCCGGACGGGGGCGCAGTCGGGCTATCCTGCCGGGTCGGCACTGTCGGTGGTGACGTGGACGCAGCAGGAAGATCCGCGCTGGTTTGGCGGGAATATTCCGGCGGCGGCGAAGTCGGTCGAGTATGTGACGATCGCTCCGGACCAGCACTTTACCTACCAGCGATATGAGGGTTCGCCGTTGAAGCAGGTGGATGAAGAAGCGGGTGTTACACCGAACGAGCGTACGGCGTATCTGCTGGCGCAACGGGCTGCGGTGATGCCGTAG
- a CDS encoding heme-binding domain-containing protein: MASAYGARVRAVLWIALIAGLVFVGLQFVRPTLTNPPVTAELQAPPEVRAVLRQSCYSCHSNETKLPWFDQVVPAYWLVNKDVKEARAHLNFSEIGKLPAAQQKGALFEAVNMIQMGAMPLPSYLRVHPGAAVSAENLKVLRDYLMPPAGAAPAADTSAADAQYKGWITASGAPLKVQAEFNGVEFLPDYKNWKAISSTDRPDNHTMREILGNDVAIKAIAEHHINPWPDGTAFAKVAWAQQPDGKGAVQTGAFIQVELMIRDSKKYASSKGWGWGRWRGMDLKPYGKNADFTNECIGCHEPVRPNDYVYTMPLGGQQ; the protein is encoded by the coding sequence ATGGCATCGGCGTATGGGGCTCGAGTTCGAGCTGTTCTCTGGATCGCACTGATTGCGGGCCTGGTCTTTGTTGGCCTGCAATTTGTTCGCCCCACGCTGACCAACCCTCCGGTCACGGCGGAGCTTCAGGCTCCGCCGGAGGTTCGCGCTGTGCTGCGGCAGTCCTGCTATAGCTGCCACTCCAATGAGACGAAGCTGCCGTGGTTCGACCAGGTGGTGCCCGCGTACTGGCTTGTGAACAAAGACGTAAAGGAGGCGCGGGCGCACCTGAACTTCTCCGAGATCGGCAAGCTCCCCGCCGCCCAGCAGAAGGGCGCGCTGTTCGAAGCCGTGAACATGATTCAGATGGGCGCGATGCCGCTGCCGTCGTATCTGCGGGTACATCCGGGGGCCGCGGTTTCGGCCGAGAACCTGAAGGTGCTGCGCGACTATCTGATGCCGCCCGCGGGTGCGGCTCCGGCAGCCGATACCAGTGCGGCTGATGCACAGTACAAGGGCTGGATCACAGCCAGTGGCGCGCCGTTGAAGGTGCAGGCCGAGTTCAACGGCGTCGAGTTCCTGCCGGACTATAAGAACTGGAAGGCCATCAGCAGCACCGATCGCCCCGACAACCACACGATGCGCGAGATCCTGGGCAACGATGTTGCGATCAAGGCCATCGCCGAGCACCACATCAATCCGTGGCCGGATGGCACAGCTTTCGCCAAGGTCGCATGGGCCCAGCAGCCGGATGGCAAGGGAGCCGTACAGACCGGCGCCTTCATCCAGGTGGAGCTCATGATTCGCGACAGCAAGAAGTACGCCTCAAGCAAAGGCTGGGGTTGGGGTCGCTGGCGCGGCATGGACCTGAAACCCTATGGCAAGAACGCAGACTTCACCAACGAGTGCATCGGCTGCCATGAACCGGTACGTCCAAACGACTACGTCTACACGATGCCGCTGGGAGGTCAACAGTGA
- a CDS encoding DinB family protein, protein MQRVRVICATAILAGLVTTGAAMAQAHAGTPPTAPAGSGQANVPTGPAAEVQHYYAGVKANILKSATEMPDDAYPFKPEPDIRTFARVVNHVTEAQLRSCGAVNHTAAADLFKVPAETADKATILEALKASFAECDKAYASATDTNLAEMFTLGKASRSRVGLLWGNASHDNEQYATLALYMRLKGLTPPSSEK, encoded by the coding sequence ATGCAGCGTGTTCGAGTGATCTGTGCGACGGCAATTTTGGCTGGATTGGTTACAACCGGGGCGGCGATGGCGCAGGCCCATGCAGGCACACCCCCAACAGCACCCGCAGGCAGCGGCCAGGCCAATGTCCCGACAGGGCCAGCGGCTGAGGTGCAGCATTACTATGCCGGTGTAAAGGCCAACATCCTTAAATCGGCCACCGAGATGCCGGACGACGCCTATCCCTTCAAGCCGGAGCCCGACATCCGCACCTTTGCCCGGGTCGTGAACCACGTTACCGAAGCCCAGTTGCGCAGCTGTGGCGCGGTCAACCACACCGCTGCTGCCGACCTCTTCAAGGTCCCGGCCGAGACGGCAGACAAGGCAACGATCCTCGAGGCACTGAAGGCTTCGTTTGCGGAGTGCGACAAGGCCTATGCGTCGGCGACCGATACCAACCTGGCCGAGATGTTTACGCTGGGCAAGGCGAGTCGTTCGCGCGTAGGACTTCTCTGGGGCAATGCGTCGCACGACAATGAGCAGTACGCGACCCTCGCGCTGTATATGCGCCTGAAGGGACTTACCCCTCCGAGCAGCGAGAAGTAG
- a CDS encoding LLM class flavin-dependent oxidoreductase, translating to MMQIGIDSFVETVTGTNRPEGELGVQRVRELLEEVELADRVGLDVYGIGEHHREEYIASSPAILLAAAAARTKNIRLTSAVTVLSSDDPVRVFQDFATVDLISAGRAEIVVGRGSFIESYPLFGYDLQHYDELFAEKLDLLLKLREETRVQWEGKHRPSLTGQGVWPRPAQDVLPIRLGVGGTPASFVRAGILGLPLTVAIIGGEPHRFRPMIDLYRQAGLRAGHAPETLDVAIHGIGFVADTTEQAADDLWPYLSMAFTRIGRERGWPPTTRAAYDAQRSEQGAYFIGDPETVAKKMRYVDEVLGGVSRITLMLSGGPLPHAKMLRTIEMLGTQVRPLVNG from the coding sequence ATGATGCAGATCGGTATCGATAGCTTTGTGGAGACAGTGACCGGCACGAACCGCCCGGAGGGCGAGCTGGGAGTGCAGCGCGTTCGCGAGCTGCTGGAAGAGGTCGAGCTGGCGGACCGCGTCGGGCTGGATGTCTACGGAATCGGCGAACACCATCGCGAGGAGTACATCGCCTCCTCACCCGCCATTCTGCTCGCCGCTGCGGCGGCGCGGACGAAGAACATCCGCCTGACCAGCGCGGTGACGGTGCTCAGTTCCGACGATCCCGTGCGGGTCTTCCAGGACTTCGCCACAGTCGATCTGATCTCAGCGGGGCGGGCGGAGATCGTTGTGGGACGCGGCTCGTTCATCGAGTCCTATCCGCTGTTTGGGTATGACCTGCAGCACTATGACGAGCTCTTCGCCGAAAAACTCGACCTGCTGCTGAAGCTGCGTGAAGAGACCCGCGTGCAGTGGGAGGGCAAGCATCGCCCCTCGCTGACGGGCCAGGGCGTTTGGCCGAGGCCTGCCCAGGACGTGTTGCCGATACGGCTCGGCGTGGGTGGAACACCAGCGTCGTTTGTCCGCGCAGGCATACTGGGTCTGCCCCTGACGGTGGCGATCATCGGCGGCGAGCCGCACCGGTTTCGCCCGATGATCGACCTGTATCGCCAGGCCGGTCTGCGGGCGGGACATGCGCCGGAGACGCTGGACGTTGCCATCCATGGAATCGGCTTCGTCGCCGATACTACGGAACAGGCGGCGGATGACCTGTGGCCGTATCTCTCGATGGCCTTTACCCGGATCGGGCGCGAGCGCGGCTGGCCTCCGACGACGCGGGCGGCCTATGATGCCCAGCGCAGCGAGCAGGGGGCATACTTTATCGGCGACCCCGAGACGGTGGCGAAGAAGATGCGGTATGTCGATGAGGTGCTGGGCGGCGTCTCGCGCATTACCCTGATGCTGAGCGGCGGTCCGCTGCCGCATGCCAAGATGCTGCGCACGATCGAGATGCTGGGGACGCAGGTGCGGCCGTTGGTGAATGGGTAA
- a CDS encoding MarR family winged helix-turn-helix transcriptional regulator: MQKPEKDRKSDGVHLWLVLMKAFQSISAYAMHTLRDSGLGDSDFRVLEALLHKGPLPVNVLGPKVFLTPGSISVAVDRLHSRGLVTRIESESDRRVRIVDLTPKGRTLIQQVFAAHTREIDALMQVLDPEDRRKMTKALKKIGKHAAERLQPPTP, translated from the coding sequence ATGCAAAAGCCGGAAAAGGACAGGAAGTCTGACGGAGTGCATCTGTGGCTTGTCCTGATGAAGGCCTTCCAGTCGATCTCAGCGTACGCCATGCACACGCTGCGCGACAGCGGTCTCGGCGACTCTGACTTTCGGGTGCTGGAGGCCCTGCTGCACAAGGGGCCTCTGCCGGTGAACGTCCTGGGGCCCAAGGTCTTTCTGACCCCGGGGTCTATCAGCGTCGCGGTCGACCGGCTGCACAGCCGGGGGCTGGTAACGAGGATCGAAAGCGAGTCCGATCGCCGGGTGCGCATCGTCGATCTGACGCCCAAGGGCCGCACCCTGATCCAGCAGGTATTTGCGGCGCACACCAGGGAGATCGACGCACTGATGCAGGTCCTGGACCCGGAGGACCGCAGGAAGATGACGAAAGCCCTGAAAAAAATAGGCAAACACGCGGCGGAACGCCTGCAGCCTCCCACACCGTAA
- the ychF gene encoding redox-regulated ATPase YchF, with the protein MPLNCGIVGLPNVGKSTIFNALTASKAQAANYPFCTIDPNVGIVPVPDVRMDRIVTMVKPNSIVPTTMEFVDIAGIVEGASKGEGLGNQFLSHIRQTDAILHVVRCFADPEVIHVAGGVNPQHDMDIINTELLLADLDTVEKRLTKAEKAAKSQSATAAQKSELSTIQKLLVVLNAGKPARTAELEDDEKLVARDLFLITMKPQLYVANVDEDGIAAGNEYTKIVEQRAAEENSEVVRICGAMEAEIAQLEPAERAEFLEAAGLEEPGLNRLIHAAYRLLGLITYFTSGVQEVRAWTIKRGTKAPGAAGVIHSDFERGFIKADCYASSDLFALGSEQAVKEKGLLRSEGKEYIVKDGDILFFKFNV; encoded by the coding sequence ATGCCCCTGAACTGCGGAATCGTAGGTCTGCCGAACGTCGGCAAGTCCACCATCTTCAACGCGCTGACGGCCTCCAAGGCCCAGGCTGCGAACTACCCCTTTTGCACCATCGACCCCAACGTCGGCATCGTGCCCGTGCCTGACGTGCGCATGGATCGTATCGTGACGATGGTCAAGCCTAATTCCATCGTTCCCACCACGATGGAGTTCGTCGACATCGCCGGCATCGTAGAAGGAGCCAGCAAGGGTGAAGGGCTGGGCAACCAGTTTCTCAGCCACATTCGCCAGACCGATGCCATCCTTCACGTTGTTCGCTGCTTCGCCGACCCGGAAGTCATCCACGTCGCGGGCGGTGTCAACCCTCAGCACGATATGGACATCATCAATACAGAGCTCCTGCTGGCGGATCTCGACACGGTTGAAAAGCGCCTGACGAAGGCGGAGAAGGCGGCGAAGTCTCAGTCTGCTACTGCTGCGCAGAAGTCGGAGCTCTCCACCATCCAGAAGCTCCTTGTCGTTCTGAACGCCGGCAAACCCGCACGTACCGCGGAGCTGGAAGACGATGAGAAGCTGGTGGCTCGCGACCTCTTCCTCATCACCATGAAGCCGCAACTCTACGTTGCCAACGTTGATGAAGACGGTATTGCCGCGGGTAACGAGTACACAAAGATCGTCGAGCAGCGCGCCGCCGAAGAGAACTCCGAAGTCGTCCGCATCTGCGGCGCGATGGAGGCTGAGATTGCACAGCTTGAGCCAGCCGAGCGGGCTGAGTTCCTCGAAGCTGCAGGACTGGAAGAGCCGGGCCTCAACCGCCTGATTCACGCCGCCTATCGCCTGCTGGGACTCATCACCTACTTCACCTCCGGCGTACAGGAGGTCCGTGCGTGGACGATCAAGCGCGGTACCAAGGCTCCCGGCGCTGCCGGCGTGATTCACTCGGACTTCGAGCGCGGCTTCATCAAGGCCGACTGCTACGCGTCGAGCGATCTGTTTGCGTTGGGCAGCGAGCAGGCCGTGAAGGAAAAAGGTCTGCTGCGGTCGGAAGGCAAGGAATATATCGTGAAGGACGGCGACATCCTGTTCTTCAAGTTCAACGTGTAG